TTTTTCCGTTCCTGGCGCGCCTTGGCGACGAGCTCGTCGACGACCTGCATCAGACGGGCCGGCTCGGCCGGCAGCGTCGCGTACTTGCCGGCGACAACGATGGTCGGCGTGCCCTCGATCGCATAGTCACGCGTCATTTTGCTTGCACGCTTCACTTGAGCGTTGATGCCGAAAGACTTGTAGGTCTGCATGAACTTGCCCGCATCGGCACCCGCTTGCTGCTTGATCCAGCCGGACAGCACCGCCTCGTCGCCGAGGTTGGTCTTCTGCTTCAGCACCGCCTCGAAGGCCGGCTGGTGCAGCTTGCCGAGCAGGCCGCTGACGTTCAGCGTCGAGTAAAGGCGCGCGAAGCCTTCCATGCTCTGGCCCCAGACGATCTGCTCACGGCGGAAATCCACGTCGGCCGGGCGCTTCTTCTCCCACGCCGAGAGCGTCGGCTCGAGGTGGTAGCAATGGATGCAGGTGTAGGAGAAGAACTCGATCACTTCGACCTTTTTCGGGTTGGCGACCGGCTGCGGCTTGGCGAGCACGGTGTAGTCCTTACCCAGGGTGATTGCCGCCTGCGCGAACGAAGTGGCGCACAGCAACGCCACGAGCGCGAGTTTCTTCATCAAATCTTCTCCGCGATTGGGTAAATCACGCCGCCAGCCGGCGGCGCTTTCGATTAATTGTCGACCTTGACGACGGCGGTATCGATGCCGTCCTGTTTGAGCTGGGAACGGACGCGCTCGAGGTCTTCGGGGCGGCTGAACGGACCGACGCGCACACGGTGCACGAGCCCCTTGTCCGGCACATTGACCGACTGGATCTTTGCCTCGACGCCGAGCAGCGCCAGCTTGGCCTTCAGGTTGTCAGCCTCCGTCTCGTGCTGGAAGGCCCCTGCCTGCAGGTAGGACTTTTTGGCCGCGGCCGGCGCCGAAGGTTCCTTGCCATTTTTCCCGCCCTCGCCCGGCACGGCGTCGAGCTGGCCCGGCAAGATCTTGTAGAAGTCGAACTGCGGCTCTTCCTCTTTCGGCGCGGCCGGCTGCTTCGGTGTTTCGGCCTTGGCGACAGGCTGCGGCGCGGTGGCGGGCGCCTGCGTGGCGGCCGGCGCGGGCACGGCGCTAGGCTGGGAAGCGGTCTCCGGGATGGCCTCGGCGATCCGCGTGCCCGGCGCGAGGATTTCGGGCTTGTCGTCCGCGCCCGCGGCCTCTTCGCGCTGGTTCTTTTCCAGGTTGCTGAACGGCGTCGACACCCGGTTGAAATACATCACCGCGCCGACGACCACGGCGACGCCGATAATGAGGCCGATCAGCAGACCGGCGAGGATGCCGCCCCCTCCTTTGCTGGAAGCGGCCTTGCCACGGGGACGCGAAGACGACGAGCGGGAGGTGTTCTTGAAATCGCGATTGCTCATGCAACCTTTACCAAACAATGTTTCATCGATATGCCCGCCCTAGTCGTTGACCAGGGCGCGGCGCAACTGGATCGCCTGCAATACATGGGCCCGGCCAACGTTGGCCGAGCCTTCGAGGTCGGCCACGGTACGGGCGACCCGCCACACGCGGTGAAAACTTCTGACCGACAGACCGAGTTTTTCGCTCGCCCTGGTGAGCGTCGCGAGCGCTTCGGGTTCGGCCTGGCTCGATTTTTCGAGCTCGCTGCCGCCGAGCCAGGCGTTCGGCTTGCCCTGACGCGCCAATTGTCGCTCGCGTGCCGCCTCGACCCGTTCGCGAACCACCGCACTCGTTTCACCGCTCGACGCGGCCTGCAACTCCTGCGGCGCGAGGCTGGGCACTTCGACCGCGAGGTCGATGCGGTCGAGCAAAGGCCCGGAGATTCTACCGCGATAGCGGCCAAGCTGCTCGGGCGTGCAACGGCAACGTCCGGACGGATGACCGTAAAACCCGCACGGGCAAGGGTTCATCGCCGCGACCAGCTGGAAACGCGCCGGATAGGTCGCCTGACGCGCCGCGCGCGAGATATGGATCTGGCCGTTTTCCAACGGCTCGCGCAGCACTTCGAGCACCTTCCTGTCGAACTCGGGGAGTTCGTCGAGGAAGAGGACGCCGTGGTGCGCGAGGCTGATTTCGCCGGGGCGCGGGTCGGAGTGTAAAAACCAATAGTAATTGCGACTAGCCACTTTTACAGGAACAATCAATGCGACTAAAAGATGCTTGGGTGCTAAACGTGGGTACGCCCGAATCTGTTCGCCGCATCCCGATCAATGCTATCAGCTTGACCGGTGAACTGCTCGGCAAAGAGTTCGAATCCTCGCTCGAGCGCGACCTGATCATAGTTATGGCATGGAACAACGAGCTCGACTGGTTCCAGGTCCAGCCGGTCAAGATCCCGTTTCAGGGCCAGGATGGTCGACGACACACCTATACGCCGGACCTGCTGGCCAGCTTTGTCTCCGATGCCGCGACTGGAGTTCCCGTCCGCAAGCCTGTGTTGTGCGAGGTGAAGTACCGCGACGAGCTCGCCCGCAACTGGAAGACGCTGAAGCCCAAGTTCAAGGCCGCGCGCGCGTATGCAAGGGAACGGGGCTGGGAATTCCGCCTTTTTACCGAAAGCCGCATCCGCACGGTCTTGCTGCAGAACATCCAGTTCCTCTGGCCCTATCGTTTCGCGCCGGAGCATCACGGCCATCGCGCCCGCCTAGTGCGCATGCTGGACGACATGGAAGAAACCAGCATCGGCGGTCTGCTCGAGGCGTGCTATCTCGCCGAGAACCGCGCCGGCCGTGGCGAAGGACTGTGGACGCTGTGGTGCCTGATCGCCAAGCAGAGCGTGTTGTGCGATCTGAGCCTTCCCTTGTCGATGGAAACGCGGATCTGGCTGCACCCCATCCTGCAAGCGGATGCGCCGGCGAACGAGAACAATTGAAGATGGCCACTCTCCCCATGCTCCGTTTGCTTCCCGGCTTGGTGGTCTACGATGCCGAGCGCCGCTATGTCGTCGTCGACCTACTGAATGCAACGACGGTGCTGGTCGAAGACGACCACGGCCAACGCCACACCCGGCCCGCTGCCGAACTGCAGCCCGACCTCTCGCCGGCGCACGGCGATCGCCCCCACCGCGACCTGCTGACGATTCCACGCGAAGAATGGGAGTGCGCCTGCGAAATCGCCTCGGCCTTGCAGCCGCTGGTCGAGAAAGGCCGTGGCCAGCGTACCCGCGCCGACGTCAATGCCTTGGCCGAGCGCTTGCATAAGCATCCGGCCACGGTCTATCGCTGGTTGCTCGACTACGAAAACAGCGGCCTCGTCTCGTCCCTGTTGCGCAAGCCACGTAAGGACAAGGGTGAGCGTCGTCTCGACCCGCAAGTCGAAGATGTCATCAAGAGCTGCATCGAAACGTTTTATCTCACCAGCCAACGACGCACCCCGGCCAAGACAGCGTTCGAAGTCCGCAAGCGCTGCCTGGCGGCGGGACTGACGCCGCCGGACCCGAATACGGTCCGCAACCGGATTCTCGCCATCGACGAATCCCTCCGCGTCCGCAAGCGGGAGGGTTACAAAGCCGCCAACGAGAAATTTCAGCCGATCCTGGGCAGTTTTCCGGGGGCGGACTATCCCTTGGCCGTGGTGCAGATCGACCATACCCCGATGGATGTGATCGTCGTGGACGATGTGCATCGCCTGCCGATCGGTCGTCCCTATCTGACCCTGGCCGTCGACGTCTTCAGCAAGATGGTGATGGGGTTTTACATCTCGCTCGATCCGGCCGGCGCGTTGTCGACCGGCTTGTGTCTCTCGCGTGCCATCCTCGGCAAGGAAGCCTATCTGCAGCACCTAGGCATCGATGATCTGGACTGGTCCTGCTGGGGGCTGATGCGCACGATCCATACCGACAACGCCAAGGAGTTCCGCGGCACCATGCTGGGGCGGGCTGCACAGGAGTACGGCATCATCGCCCAGCGGCGCCCGAAGGGCCGCCCCCAGTATGGCGGCCATGTCGAGCGGGCATTCCGCACCTACATGGGTGAAGTGCACAACGAGCTACCCGGCACCACTTTCTCCAACCCCAGGATGCGGCGCGACTACGATGCAGAGGGGCGCGCGGTCATGACGCTCGACGCGCTGGAGATCTGGTTCACCCGCTTCTTGCTCGGCTGTTACCACCAGCGCCCCCACAAGGGCAACGACGGTCGCTCGCCGCAGTCCCAGTGGGAACTCGGGCTGTTGGGCAACGGCTCGACCGTTCTGGGACGAGGTATCCCGGCCCGTTATCCCGACGAGGAGCGTTTGCGACTCGACTTCCTGCCCTACGCCGAACGCACAGTGCAGGAATATGGCATTGCCTTCGAGGGCGTGACCTATTGGTCGGATGCGCTGCGACGCCTCGTACACGCCAAGGATCCGGCTAGCCAGAAGCTTAAGCGGCAGTTCGTCTGCCGTTACGATCCGCGCGACCTGAGCCGGATCTGGCTGTTCGAACCGGACGGCCGGCATTACCTCGAACTGCCCTATCGCAATCTGGCTCGCCCATCGATCAGCCTGTGGGAGCTGCGCCAAGCGAAGAAACAGCTCCGTGCGGAGTCCACCTCGAACACCAACGAGGAGCTGATTTTCCGGACCATCGACCAGATGCGCGAATTGGTGGCCCGCGAGGCGCAGAAGACCAAGGCCGCCCGGCGCATGCAGCAGCGCCAGAAAGGGTGGGGCAAACCTCGCAGCCAGTCCCACTCGGCCCCCCCGCCAACCGAGGTCCCCTCTCGACCGCTCCCGCCGGAGCCCGATGAGGACATCCTCCCCTTCGACGACATCCGGGAAGCCTGACCTTCATGACGTCCTCCCCACGCAAACTGTCCGCTCGCGCAGCTTCGCTGCTGAACGCGCCGCCCGAGGAGCGGATTGCCCACATCGACGCCCCCTTGTTCATCCCCTATCCGAGGGCCGCGGAAATCCTGGCCGAGATGGAGGACCTGCTGGTGCATCCGCGCAGCAACCGGATGCCAAACCTGTTGCTGGTAGGCCGGTCGAACAACGGCAAGACGGAGATCCTGCGCGAATTCCTGAAGCGCCATCCGGCAGACGAACAACTCGACCTCGACACCATCTATGCGCCGGTGGTCTACATCCAGTCACCGCCGGGCCCAAGCGAACACATTTTCTTGAACAAGATGCTGATGATGCTGGGCATCACGGTGAAGTCCAACGAGGCCGCCGACCGCAAGCTCTTGCAGCTGATGGAGGTGCTCAGGCAGGTACAGACCCGCATCCTGTTGATTGATGAGCTCAACGCTCTGCTGGCCGGTAGCGTGACCAAGCAGCGCTTCTTTCTAAACATGCTGAAATACCTGAGCAACGAGCTGCAGATCAGCATCGTCGCGGCCGGCACGCCCGACGCGATGCAGGCCGTCCGGAGCGACGCGCAAATCGAAAGCCGCTTCCCGATCCGCACCTTGCCTCGCTGGCAGGAAGGCGAGCCCTTCCGTCGCTTGCTGTTCAGCTTCGAATACACCTTGCCCCTGCGGGAACCCTCGGATATCTACAAGGGAGAGTTGGCGCGCAAGCTGTTCGGCATGAGTGAGGGCGTGATCGGCGAGCTGGCCAAGATCCTGCGCAGCGCCGCGCAACAGGCGATCCGCAGCGACGTCGAGCGCATTACCCCGGAGGTGATCGATGCCTGCCCATACGTCGCGCGACGCGTCAGCCAGGGAGAGGAACCCCTCTGAGCGCTTGGCGGGGCTGCCGGAAGGACGGCTGCCCCTCCACCTGAAACCCCGTGACGACGAGCTGCTCAGCTCGTGGCTGGTCCGTCTCGCCCATGCCCACCAACTCAAGGTCGAGAGCCTGTGCACGATGCTGTTCGGCCAAGGCAGTCCGATCTGGAACCGGGATATTGATCGGCTGGCTCCCGACGGGGTGCTGGCCAGGCTCAGCCTGGCCACGGGAGCCCCGGTCGAGCAAACGCGCCGGACCACCTTGGTCGACTTGGAAGGATGGCTGAGCGAAACCATCGCGAGTCATGGCCATAGCCATTGGATCGTGCCGCTCGGCGTTTTCCACCGCAATCGTCGCCATCCCGGCCTGATGTACTGCCCTGCCTGTCTGACCGAAGAATCGGACCGTTACTACCGGCGACTATGGCGGATCGCCTGGGCAAGCGTCTGCGTGAAGCACCGTTGTGAGCTGGTCGACCGCTGCCCCAGTTGCGGCGCCCCGGTAGCGCCACATCGAACGGACATGAAGGCCCGCTGCCTGATTCCAACACCTGTGACCTTGATACGTTGCCACGCCTGCCAGGGATGGCTGACTCAGCAGCCCCTAGCGCCGGCGAGCGCCGCGCTTGTGGCCTTCCAAAGCCGGCTGGAGCAGGCCCTTGCCCAGGGTTACATCGACTGGGACGACAATCCCTCGCTCCATTCCGTGCTGTTCTTCGAAGGCTTGCGCGCGCTGCTGAGCAATGGCTTACGCGGGCTCAACCGCATGGTCCCTGGCACCGCGCGCCGCGCGGTATTCGAGACCAGGTCTCTCGAGGACAGGCGCGCCGACCTGCTGCAGCTCTGCGAATGGCTGGAACACTGGCCGCAGCACTTCCTGGACACGATCGCGACCAAGCGATTGCGCGGAGCCGAGCTGTGTTCAGCGACCCGCCCCCTACCGTACTGGTACTTCCGCGTCGTACATCCCTTGGCTCACCTAAGCGCACCGACCTTGGAACCGGAAGCCGAAGCGATCATGTCTGTTATTACGAAACACACGGGCACGCACAATTTGCGGGCCGCCCGCCGTCTGGCCGGCAAGGACATCACGACGGCCTGGCGGCACACCCATGTGCGCCGCCGGCCAAGCCTGGACGATTACGAACTGGCAGTGGTGACCGTCGACCACCACATCGCCGCGACCCTCGAGCCCAGCCAACGACTCACGCTCCTGCGCCAGAAATTCATGCTGGTCGCCCGCTACGGATTGCGGTTGAGTGGCGTGGCCTTGGCACAACTCACACTGGCCGATGTGCGGGCCAGAGTCCCCAACATGCCTCCCGTCAGTTTCTATGACGTGCCCCACACGCCGTCGCAAGCGGCCGCCTGGCTGTTGTGGTACTGCCGGCACGTGCGGCCGCAACTGCATCCGGCCGCCGACGAGCCGCGGCTGTTCGTTAACGCGCGGACCGGCAAAGGACTTGGCGCGAATGCCTGCCGCCAATGGACTACCATTCCGCCACATCGATCTTGAGCGGTTTCCGCCCCTCCTAACAGGGTCGAATCCCGCCGGAGAAACGCCCGCACCGGCACGCTCTTTCCTGGCAGACACAGAAACCGGGCCACGCCCGAAGGCGCGGCCCGGTGCTCAACCCTTGACCCGTCCTGTTCGGGGCCGGTCAAGGCCGATGACGTATGAAAGCGTCCCCCGCCAAGCTTCAAGCGGCGCCGAACGCCCCCTCGGTGCAGAAGCGATTCATCGTCTCGATGTAGTGGAGCAGCGTGTATTCCTTGACGTCGGCCGGCTGGATGTTTTGTCGCCGGTTATAGGCGTCGATCAGCAACTTGCAACCATGCGAGTCCAGCCAGACCTCGGGATGGTCGCGCTTGAAGGTGACGAGTTTTTCGGCGGCCAACAGGAACAGTTCGGAGTAGGCCACACGCGGCACGTCCACGATCGGCCCACCGACGAAGTGCTGCATCCAGACCTCTTCCTCCCCTTGCGGGAGATAACCGAGGTGGAGCGCCGCGGCTTTCGGCGACATGGCGCCGTTGGACGGGAACGATTTGGTTTCGATCAAGTAGTCGGCGAAGCCAGCCACCTCCGCGCGCCGTACCTGGCTCGGCAGGTCGTGGAGACGATAAGGCGTTTCGCTGTATTTCTGGTTACTGCCTGTTTTGACGAAGGCATCGCGCAGCAGCACCGTGTGCCCTTGCGACAAGAATAGACGCCGGTAAGCACGGCTGGTCGCATTATCGTCAAAGACGTGGAACTCGATCTCGCTGGCCGCAAGCAAGGCGCGAAGCGGCTCGGCCTCGAGCATGCAGGCGTGAATGACTGCCTTGACGGGCTGGACGCTGAGGACATGCTGCACCGCCTCGAGGTCGAACGGCTCGCGGATCAACAGCGTCGGGAGCAGCGCGTTGTCGTCGATGCGGCTCTGATCCAACAGGCCGGCCTGGTTGATCTCGGCATAGCTGATGATCGGCGCACCACCTTCGAAATCGTTCTGGTAGGGATTAACGATCAGCAACGCCCGGCGCCCGCCGCTCAACCATTGCGACAGGCCGAACCACTGCGTGTGCCATGTCCGCGAGACGGGTTCGATGATCGGGATCACCGGGGCCGCCGGAGGAAGAATATCGTTTGCCCGGGCGAGACTGGCCCCTTCGCGCTCGCGCGACAGCAAGTACGGCATGTAGATCACTTGGCATCCTTTCAGTTTCCGGTGGGTGGCCAAGCGATGATATGTCTTTATTCTGAATTTATGCCAACGCTATAACGTGGACGCCATCATCGCCCGACTGAATTGCAGCGAGGCTTGACGGGTCAACTTGCTACTGAGCCCGAAATGCGCCATCGACTTGGGCAGGGAACGGGTATAGAGATCGCGGCTGTGCAATCGGTCACGCCGCTTGAGCAGGTTCACCATCATCTCGTGAACCAGCTGGGCCGGCAGTTCGGCAAAGCGCTGAGCACACGCCCGCATCTGCAGCGCCGGCGCGGCAGCAGGCAATTCCCCGTCGACGGCCATCAGTACCGCTTCGTATTCGGCTTGGCGCAGCGAATAGAAGATCGCCCGTGACGACACCTCGTCGAGGTTGCTGGCCGCCTCACGGACCTCGACGAAACGACCGTCCACATCTAGCGCCAATAGCCCCACCCTCGCCGGCAAGCGTTTCAGGAAAACCTCCGCACAGCTGTGGTGTGTGACCACATTCACCCGGTCGAAGATCTTCAGATAATCGTCTAGCTGCTTGTCCAGACGGGAGAGGTTGTCCAATTCGGACTTGATCTCGTAGACGGTCGAGGTACCGTTGAGGATGACCAGATCCGCCAGCGACTCGTAGGCGCGGAATTCGGACAGCAGGACCGCCTCACCCGGCGCATGCCGCTCGAGCATCAGCTGGCGGGCGATCAAGTTCTTGTAGACGTACTCGTTGCGATAGTCTTGCACCAAGATATCGAATCCCTGATCCAGCAAGGCGCCGATGGTCATCCCGCTCTTGCCCGCCTCATGCAGCAGCCCGCTGCGTTGTGCCAACGCGCGGAAAGCACTCAGCCCGTCCTCTTCGGACAATCCTTTGAGCGCCCCCCGGGAAAACAACCTGGCAACAGCCCGCAGATCCATGATGATCCAACCCATGCATTAACACGATGCATTCTAGTATATCATTAATGCATCAAATGCATTATTCGAATTGGATTTTTGCCACATGAATTTCACCTCCCCTGCCGAACTCGTTCGCCAAGCGCGATATCTCTCCGACAAGAATCAACAAGAATTCGGAGCCCTGCTCGGCAAAGACCAAAGCCTGATCTCCCGCTACGAGCGCGGCCGGAGCGTGCCGCCGACTGAGGTGACTATGCACTGCATGCATATTTTGAATGCGGCCACACCCAGCAAGGAGGAGGTCTCCCTGGAAACGCTCCTTACAACCATCCGTCAGCGCCTGGCTGCGCCGTCCCACGCC
This DNA window, taken from Crenobacter cavernae, encodes the following:
- a CDS encoding thiol:disulfide interchange protein DsbA/DsbL, coding for MKKLALVALLCATSFAQAAITLGKDYTVLAKPQPVANPKKVEVIEFFSYTCIHCYHLEPTLSAWEKKRPADVDFRREQIVWGQSMEGFARLYSTLNVSGLLGKLHQPAFEAVLKQKTNLGDEAVLSGWIKQQAGADAGKFMQTYKSFGINAQVKRASKMTRDYAIEGTPTIVVAGKYATLPAEPARLMQVVDELVAKARQERKK
- a CDS encoding SPOR domain-containing protein, which codes for MSNRDFKNTSRSSSSRPRGKAASSKGGGGILAGLLIGLIIGVAVVVGAVMYFNRVSTPFSNLEKNQREEAAGADDKPEILAPGTRIAEAIPETASQPSAVPAPAATQAPATAPQPVAKAETPKQPAAPKEEEPQFDFYKILPGQLDAVPGEGGKNGKEPSAPAAAKKSYLQAGAFQHETEADNLKAKLALLGVEAKIQSVNVPDKGLVHRVRVGPFSRPEDLERVRSQLKQDGIDTAVVKVDN
- a CDS encoding TnsA endonuclease N-terminal domain-containing protein → MRLKDAWVLNVGTPESVRRIPINAISLTGELLGKEFESSLERDLIIVMAWNNELDWFQVQPVKIPFQGQDGRRHTYTPDLLASFVSDAATGVPVRKPVLCEVKYRDELARNWKTLKPKFKAARAYARERGWEFRLFTESRIRTVLLQNIQFLWPYRFAPEHHGHRARLVRMLDDMEETSIGGLLEACYLAENRAGRGEGLWTLWCLIAKQSVLCDLSLPLSMETRIWLHPILQADAPANENN
- a CDS encoding Mu transposase C-terminal domain-containing protein, with protein sequence MATLPMLRLLPGLVVYDAERRYVVVDLLNATTVLVEDDHGQRHTRPAAELQPDLSPAHGDRPHRDLLTIPREEWECACEIASALQPLVEKGRGQRTRADVNALAERLHKHPATVYRWLLDYENSGLVSSLLRKPRKDKGERRLDPQVEDVIKSCIETFYLTSQRRTPAKTAFEVRKRCLAAGLTPPDPNTVRNRILAIDESLRVRKREGYKAANEKFQPILGSFPGADYPLAVVQIDHTPMDVIVVDDVHRLPIGRPYLTLAVDVFSKMVMGFYISLDPAGALSTGLCLSRAILGKEAYLQHLGIDDLDWSCWGLMRTIHTDNAKEFRGTMLGRAAQEYGIIAQRRPKGRPQYGGHVERAFRTYMGEVHNELPGTTFSNPRMRRDYDAEGRAVMTLDALEIWFTRFLLGCYHQRPHKGNDGRSPQSQWELGLLGNGSTVLGRGIPARYPDEERLRLDFLPYAERTVQEYGIAFEGVTYWSDALRRLVHAKDPASQKLKRQFVCRYDPRDLSRIWLFEPDGRHYLELPYRNLARPSISLWELRQAKKQLRAESTSNTNEELIFRTIDQMRELVAREAQKTKAARRMQQRQKGWGKPRSQSHSAPPPTEVPSRPLPPEPDEDILPFDDIREA
- a CDS encoding TniB family NTP-binding protein; this translates as MTSSPRKLSARAASLLNAPPEERIAHIDAPLFIPYPRAAEILAEMEDLLVHPRSNRMPNLLLVGRSNNGKTEILREFLKRHPADEQLDLDTIYAPVVYIQSPPGPSEHIFLNKMLMMLGITVKSNEAADRKLLQLMEVLRQVQTRILLIDELNALLAGSVTKQRFFLNMLKYLSNELQISIVAAGTPDAMQAVRSDAQIESRFPIRTLPRWQEGEPFRRLLFSFEYTLPLREPSDIYKGELARKLFGMSEGVIGELAKILRSAAQQAIRSDVERITPEVIDACPYVARRVSQGEEPL
- a CDS encoding TniQ family protein, translating into MAGLPEGRLPLHLKPRDDELLSSWLVRLAHAHQLKVESLCTMLFGQGSPIWNRDIDRLAPDGVLARLSLATGAPVEQTRRTTLVDLEGWLSETIASHGHSHWIVPLGVFHRNRRHPGLMYCPACLTEESDRYYRRLWRIAWASVCVKHRCELVDRCPSCGAPVAPHRTDMKARCLIPTPVTLIRCHACQGWLTQQPLAPASAALVAFQSRLEQALAQGYIDWDDNPSLHSVLFFEGLRALLSNGLRGLNRMVPGTARRAVFETRSLEDRRADLLQLCEWLEHWPQHFLDTIATKRLRGAELCSATRPLPYWYFRVVHPLAHLSAPTLEPEAEAIMSVITKHTGTHNLRAARRLAGKDITTAWRHTHVRRRPSLDDYELAVVTVDHHIAATLEPSQRLTLLRQKFMLVARYGLRLSGVALAQLTLADVRARVPNMPPVSFYDVPHTPSQAAAWLLWYCRHVRPQLHPAADEPRLFVNARTGKGLGANACRQWTTIPPHRS
- a CDS encoding sce7725 family protein, which encodes MPYLLSREREGASLARANDILPPAAPVIPIIEPVSRTWHTQWFGLSQWLSGGRRALLIVNPYQNDFEGGAPIISYAEINQAGLLDQSRIDDNALLPTLLIREPFDLEAVQHVLSVQPVKAVIHACMLEAEPLRALLAASEIEFHVFDDNATSRAYRRLFLSQGHTVLLRDAFVKTGSNQKYSETPYRLHDLPSQVRRAEVAGFADYLIETKSFPSNGAMSPKAAALHLGYLPQGEEEVWMQHFVGGPIVDVPRVAYSELFLLAAEKLVTFKRDHPEVWLDSHGCKLLIDAYNRRQNIQPADVKEYTLLHYIETMNRFCTEGAFGAA
- a CDS encoding sce7726 family protein, yielding MGWIIMDLRAVARLFSRGALKGLSEEDGLSAFRALAQRSGLLHEAGKSGMTIGALLDQGFDILVQDYRNEYVYKNLIARQLMLERHAPGEAVLLSEFRAYESLADLVILNGTSTVYEIKSELDNLSRLDKQLDDYLKIFDRVNVVTHHSCAEVFLKRLPARVGLLALDVDGRFVEVREAASNLDEVSSRAIFYSLRQAEYEAVLMAVDGELPAAAPALQMRACAQRFAELPAQLVHEMMVNLLKRRDRLHSRDLYTRSLPKSMAHFGLSSKLTRQASLQFSRAMMASTL
- a CDS encoding helix-turn-helix domain-containing protein, coding for MNFTSPAELVRQARYLSDKNQQEFGALLGKDQSLISRYERGRSVPPTEVTMHCMHILNAATPSKEEVSLETLLTTIRQRLAAPSHARARALLFELLNELTAPRNA